The following are encoded together in the Thalassomonas haliotis genome:
- the motA gene encoding flagellar motor stator protein MotA, whose translation MQKLLGLGIIVLCVFGGFVLASGRLIALWQPAELIIIFGAGMGAMILAHPKTVLIDLKNQLAALFGQKTDRNATMKELLSVMHALLELVRKQGMKAIDEHVESWQQSSFFLQYPKVHSDPVLIQFITDNFRMLSMGKISAHELENILEQEIIALEEDLLKPSEAMHTTGEAMPGFGILAAVMGIIITMSKLDGPLMAIGLHVGAALVGTFIGIFMCYCLFEPLSNALATKVSHKIKLLECVKSIMVSHVSGKSPILAVDAGRKLIDREAKPSFIEMEKWLTDKAA comes from the coding sequence ATGCAAAAATTACTTGGCCTGGGGATCATCGTCTTATGCGTATTCGGCGGCTTTGTTCTTGCCAGCGGCCGCTTAATCGCCCTGTGGCAACCGGCAGAGCTGATCATTATTTTCGGCGCCGGCATGGGCGCCATGATACTGGCCCATCCGAAAACCGTATTAATCGATTTAAAAAACCAGTTAGCCGCCCTGTTCGGCCAGAAAACCGACCGCAACGCCACCATGAAAGAGTTGCTGAGCGTGATGCACGCCTTGCTGGAGCTGGTGCGCAAACAAGGCATGAAAGCGATAGACGAACATGTCGAGTCCTGGCAGCAAAGCTCTTTTTTCCTGCAATATCCCAAGGTGCATTCAGATCCGGTACTGATCCAGTTTATTACCGACAACTTCCGCATGTTGTCTATGGGCAAGATCAGCGCCCATGAACTGGAAAACATTTTAGAGCAGGAAATTATTGCCCTGGAAGAAGACCTGTTAAAACCCTCGGAAGCCATGCACACCACAGGTGAAGCCATGCCCGGCTTCGGCATTCTGGCGGCGGTAATGGGGATTATTATTACCATGTCGAAACTCGACGGCCCGTTAATGGCGATAGGCCTGCATGTCGGCGCCGCCCTGGTGGGTACCTTTATCGGCATTTTCATGTGTTATTGCCTGTTCGAGCCGTTAAGCAATGCCCTGGCGACAAAAGTAAGCCATAAGATCAAACTATTGGAATGCGTTAAATCCATCATGGTGTCCCATGTCAGCGGCAAATCGCCGATCCTGGCGGTAGACGCCGGCCGTAAACTTATCGACCGCGAAGCCAAACCCAGCTTTATTGAGATGGAAAAATGGCTGACCGATAAGGCCGCCTGA
- a CDS encoding FliA/WhiG family RNA polymerase sigma factor → MNQSLAWKENSEDLTLPGQEEEQLLIKYLYLVKRAVSHLRSQVSTLQSYEDLIQIGTMGLLEAIRRYGSEPDDIFEGYAFKRIRGAILDELRRQDWRPRQARQQAHKLNRARRNLLKELGREPSEEELAACLGVDIKQIQAMEFDNVAEEMHSLDELLQVDSNVLSYDSTTDNGEMKQALAQTLALLDKREQLLLTLYYQYELNMKEIALTLKITESRVCQLHKLAIKHLHTLLAQQL, encoded by the coding sequence GTGAATCAGAGCCTTGCCTGGAAAGAAAACAGTGAAGATCTGACCTTACCCGGTCAGGAGGAAGAGCAGCTGCTGATCAAATACCTGTACCTGGTGAAAAGGGCCGTCAGCCACTTGCGCAGCCAGGTCAGTACCTTGCAGTCATACGAAGATCTGATCCAGATAGGCACTATGGGCTTGCTCGAAGCTATCCGGCGCTATGGCAGCGAACCCGACGATATCTTTGAAGGTTACGCCTTTAAACGCATCCGCGGCGCCATCCTGGACGAATTGCGCCGCCAGGACTGGCGTCCGCGCCAGGCCAGGCAACAGGCTCATAAATTAAACCGCGCCCGGCGCAACCTGCTAAAGGAACTCGGGCGCGAGCCAAGCGAAGAAGAACTGGCGGCTTGCCTCGGCGTTGACATAAAACAAATACAGGCAATGGAATTTGATAATGTTGCCGAAGAAATGCACAGCCTGGACGAACTGCTGCAGGTAGACAGCAATGTCTTATCCTACGACTCCACCACAGACAACGGCGAAATGAAACAGGCGCTGGCGCAAACCCTGGCGCTGCTGGATAAAAGAGAGCAACTGCTACTCACCCTATATTACCAATATGAATTAAACATGAAAGAAATCGCCCTGACCTTGAAAATCACCGAATCCCGGGTTTGCCAGTTACATAAACTGGCGATTAAACATCTTCACACTCTGCTGGCACAGCAGCTCTAA
- a CDS encoding flagellar basal body-associated FliL family protein, translated as MKSKIQGKTQVIIITILATLIIVAALGYAGVNFGSDLLKSFSQPQTDEQNRPLYYPLEKLVISVESDKVIYYMMMEVSLETHDEPSLSQIRHFLPVIRNHFVKDLSQRNFQSMRGYLKDLTSLQQELQKSLRQVLEKYQIPDVVDNILITKLVIQ; from the coding sequence TTGAAATCTAAGATACAGGGTAAAACCCAGGTAATTATCATCACCATATTAGCCACCTTGATCATTGTCGCCGCCCTGGGTTATGCAGGCGTTAATTTTGGCAGTGATCTCCTGAAAAGCTTCAGTCAGCCGCAAACCGACGAGCAGAACCGGCCCCTATATTATCCGCTGGAAAAACTGGTGATCAGTGTCGAAAGCGACAAGGTCATTTATTACATGATGATGGAAGTGAGCCTGGAAACCCACGACGAGCCGTCATTATCGCAAATTCGCCATTTTCTGCCGGTGATCCGCAACCATTTTGTCAAAGACTTAAGCCAGCGCAATTTCCAATCCATGCGCGGTTATCTCAAAGACTTAACCAGTTTGCAGCAGGAGCTACAGAAATCCCTGCGGCAGGTGCTGGAAAAATATCAGATCCCGGATGTCGTCGACAATATCTTGATCACTAAATTAGTGATCCAGTAG
- a CDS encoding flagellar hook-length control protein FliK: MLPINTNASARDTIKADHISSNSHQGKEPATDENYQDILSSLEQEPGSGEGSSQDEQHRQAMSTQSPATPGQLTPENDNGTLAEQQANLPQPGLSADQAAEQISVEVPASQLADERADRQLISRANAAEIKNLNGDNSQLPKGEVKVGQSQEQVPTAQGKLTAAQDKLTAKAEREVIPAASTEQIAQNLSKQASGETAAANPAIDSGKQAEQASQASSQAVSLLYRQQELQGTTKLSSDQLQIMTEQSTRLGSKGLANTGALLNKLDGMQTAVLQQPLGDIRGMAEFSGAKVTTDGLTSSGQAQTFAVDPSLAERSQTANGKYEWSMLKLDSQRQNWSRQLFNTLQDRIEMQANQQIKQAKIRLDPPELGRLELMVRIEGDRMSVNVNASNAAVREALQETNERLRQELENQFGSSVDVNVGSDSSDQAFKNEEEMVAVANVEATEINQGSVPLTTGWLNALA, encoded by the coding sequence ATGCTGCCAATTAATACCAATGCTTCCGCCCGGGATACCATCAAAGCGGATCACATCAGCTCAAACAGCCATCAGGGCAAGGAACCGGCCACAGATGAAAACTATCAGGATATATTGTCGTCTTTGGAGCAGGAACCAGGCTCCGGCGAAGGCAGTTCGCAAGATGAGCAACACCGGCAGGCAATGTCGACTCAAAGCCCGGCGACCCCGGGGCAACTGACCCCGGAAAACGATAATGGCACCCTAGCGGAACAGCAGGCAAACCTGCCGCAGCCGGGCTTATCAGCAGATCAAGCAGCGGAGCAGATATCAGTCGAGGTACCGGCTAGTCAGCTTGCTGATGAAAGAGCCGACCGTCAGCTGATCAGCCGGGCAAACGCAGCAGAGATCAAAAACCTTAACGGCGATAACAGCCAATTACCCAAGGGTGAAGTAAAAGTCGGACAAAGCCAAGAACAAGTGCCAACAGCACAAGGTAAGCTGACAGCAGCACAGGATAAGCTTACGGCAAAAGCTGAAAGAGAAGTTATACCAGCAGCATCCACAGAACAAATAGCCCAAAACCTTTCAAAGCAGGCAAGCGGAGAGACAGCCGCGGCCAACCCTGCGATTGATAGCGGCAAGCAGGCAGAGCAGGCCAGCCAGGCCTCAAGCCAGGCGGTATCTTTGCTTTACCGCCAACAAGAGCTGCAAGGCACCACTAAACTTTCCTCAGATCAGCTGCAGATAATGACAGAGCAAAGCACTAGGCTCGGCAGCAAAGGATTGGCCAATACCGGCGCCCTGCTCAACAAATTGGACGGTATGCAGACTGCTGTACTTCAGCAGCCCCTTGGCGATATCAGGGGCATGGCAGAGTTTTCCGGCGCCAAAGTCACGACTGACGGGCTGACAAGTTCCGGGCAAGCGCAAACATTCGCCGTGGACCCTAGCCTGGCGGAGCGCTCGCAAACCGCTAACGGCAAATATGAGTGGTCGATGCTTAAGCTCGACAGCCAAAGACAAAACTGGTCAAGGCAGCTGTTTAATACCTTACAGGACCGCATCGAAATGCAGGCAAACCAGCAGATCAAACAGGCGAAAATTCGCCTGGATCCGCCTGAACTTGGCCGGCTGGAGCTTATGGTGCGCATTGAAGGCGACCGCATGTCGGTCAACGTCAATGCCTCAAACGCAGCGGTCAGGGAGGCACTGCAGGAAACCAATGAAAGGTTGCGCCAGGAACTGGAAAATCAGTTCGGCTCATCGGTAGATGTTAACGTCGGCTCAGATTCTTCCGATCAGGCATTTAAGAATGAAGAGGAAATGGTCGCTGTTGCTAATGTTGAAGCCACTGAAATAAATCAAGGTTCAGTTCCTTTAACCACAGGCTGGCTCAATGCCCTTGCCTAA
- the fliS gene encoding flagellar export chaperone FliS — MYDFNSGLDAYQETTNEAQAATADPHKLVVMLIEGFLDELERAQGHIRAQRFEHKGRSISKCMDILAGLDSALDVEQGGEVADNLHNLYEYCALTLYKVSISNETEQLASVFTVMDNLRQGWQQMGRDAA, encoded by the coding sequence ATGTACGATTTTAACTCAGGTTTAGATGCCTACCAGGAAACCACTAATGAAGCCCAGGCGGCAACGGCAGATCCCCACAAATTAGTGGTGATGCTGATTGAAGGTTTTCTTGATGAACTGGAGCGTGCCCAGGGACATATCCGGGCGCAGCGCTTTGAACATAAAGGCCGCTCGATCAGCAAATGCATGGATATCCTCGCCGGGCTGGATTCCGCCTTAGATGTTGAGCAAGGCGGCGAAGTGGCAGACAACCTGCACAACCTTTATGAGTATTGTGCCCTGACCCTTTATAAAGTCAGCATCAGCAATGAAACCGAGCAGCTGGCATCCGTCTTTACCGTGATGGACAACCTCAGGCAAGGCTGGCAGCAAATGGGTAGAGATGCCGCTTAA
- the fliD gene encoding flagellar filament capping protein FliD, giving the protein MIDAASFASQLVSAERSGLDRQYQIQQTLAQNKITAYQSLDTKVSAFDSILTTLADSKNLNATTTSLSQDGYFTASTSDGATAASYTVEVSKLAQAHRVGLDFASETWVAPTGGNLNIDLAGTSMDLDLSTLPAGATLVELRDAINSAADNPGVQAAIIRTGSNVKLVLNSEQTGAANTINMALSGGSGTEYTELDTAITGSTQLTAAQDAEFKFSGIDIVSSTNKVADVVDNLTLELTQTNAGNPVTLTVNRDDDSISNNLQSLVDAYNGIIDEIKGTTLSDDDSYVALSGDATARTLSSQLRNAFFDLPSGTYLSDLGLEFDRYGKLSLDSSELSDALDADPTILDTMLLASDGLVTQLAEKIEPYSKSSGIFDDKVSTLNDEIERINNKTEQLNLRMENTYQRYLMQFTRMNELESQMQATSSLFSISTTS; this is encoded by the coding sequence ATGATAGATGCGGCTTCTTTTGCTTCTCAACTGGTCAGCGCCGAGCGCTCTGGTTTAGATAGGCAATACCAAATACAGCAAACCCTTGCCCAGAATAAAATTACCGCCTATCAGTCGCTGGACACTAAAGTCAGTGCCTTTGACAGCATACTAACGACCCTGGCCGACAGCAAAAACCTCAATGCTACCACCACAAGTTTAAGCCAGGACGGATATTTCACCGCCAGCACCAGTGACGGCGCCACCGCCGCCAGCTATACGGTAGAAGTATCCAAGCTTGCCCAGGCCCACAGGGTCGGGCTGGATTTTGCCAGTGAAACCTGGGTAGCGCCGACGGGCGGTAACTTAAATATAGATTTGGCCGGTACCAGCATGGATCTGGATTTAAGCACTTTGCCGGCCGGTGCTACCCTGGTTGAACTGCGCGATGCCATTAACAGCGCCGCCGATAATCCCGGGGTACAGGCGGCCATTATCCGTACCGGCTCCAATGTCAAACTAGTGCTTAACAGCGAACAAACCGGCGCCGCCAATACCATCAACATGGCCCTGAGCGGCGGCAGCGGCACCGAATATACCGAACTGGATACCGCCATTACCGGCAGCACACAACTCACCGCGGCCCAGGACGCCGAATTTAAATTCAGCGGCATAGATATCGTCTCCAGCACCAATAAGGTTGCAGATGTGGTCGACAATCTCACCTTAGAGCTGACCCAGACCAATGCCGGCAACCCGGTCACCTTAACGGTGAATCGCGACGACGACAGCATCAGTAATAACCTGCAATCGCTGGTAGATGCCTATAACGGTATTATCGATGAAATCAAAGGCACGACGCTATCGGACGACGACAGTTATGTCGCCCTCTCCGGCGACGCTACCGCCCGGACTTTAAGTAGCCAGCTCAGAAATGCTTTCTTTGACTTACCCAGCGGCACTTACTTAAGCGATCTGGGTCTGGAGTTTGACCGCTACGGAAAATTATCATTAGATAGCAGTGAATTGTCAGATGCCCTGGATGCCGATCCGACCATACTCGATACTATGCTGCTCGCCAGCGACGGCCTGGTAACCCAGTTGGCGGAAAAAATAGAACCCTACAGCAAGTCCAGCGGTATTTTTGACGACAAGGTTTCAACCCTGAACGATGAAATTGAGCGTATCAATAATAAAACCGAGCAATTAAACTTACGCATGGAAAATACCTACCAGCGTTACCTGATGCAGTTTACCCGCATGAATGAGCTCGAATCCCAGATGCAGGCAACTTCCAGTTTATTTAGCATTAGCACCACCAGCTAA
- a CDS encoding flagellin, which yields MALSIHTNYASLVTQNQLGKTNSMLSTAMERLGTGLRINSAADDAAGLQIAVRLQSQSNGQQVAMRNAQDAISMLQTGEGAFDEITNITHRMKDLATQASNSTNGDTERKSLNDEFQQLKAELGNILGNTEYGSGNKLFDSTGTAATAGTAAVAGAPGTASTLDAGVVTFSNQAGFAAGGGLNFQIGASTSERMNVDVSDLINDISARVDTLGAIFNDEDTITNAGNNYDTQSYDSATDTITVVAGTSNETMALAAMDNLDSLLAEVGDLRGQFGASINRLDHTINNLGNMNQNIELSKGRIMDADFASESSSMTKNQMLMQSGMSVLSNANQISGMVTSLLR from the coding sequence ATGGCTTTATCAATTCACACTAACTACGCCTCCCTGGTAACACAAAACCAGTTAGGTAAAACCAACAGCATGTTATCTACCGCTATGGAGCGTTTAGGTACTGGTCTGCGTATTAACTCAGCAGCAGATGACGCTGCCGGCCTGCAAATCGCGGTACGTTTACAGTCTCAGTCTAACGGTCAGCAAGTTGCTATGCGTAATGCACAAGATGCAATTTCTATGTTGCAAACCGGTGAAGGCGCATTTGACGAAATCACTAACATCACGCACCGCATGAAAGATCTTGCTACGCAAGCATCTAACAGCACCAACGGCGATACTGAGCGTAAGTCATTAAACGACGAATTCCAGCAGTTAAAAGCAGAGCTGGGTAACATTTTAGGTAACACAGAATACGGTTCAGGCAACAAATTATTTGACAGCACAGGTACTGCGGCTACCGCAGGTACTGCCGCTGTTGCCGGTGCTCCGGGTACTGCTTCAACCTTAGATGCAGGTGTTGTTACTTTCTCTAACCAGGCCGGTTTCGCAGCAGGCGGCGGTTTGAACTTCCAAATCGGTGCTTCTACTTCCGAGCGTATGAATGTTGATGTTTCAGATTTAATCAACGATATCTCAGCCCGTGTTGATACCTTAGGCGCCATCTTCAATGATGAAGACACCATTACCAATGCCGGTAACAACTACGACACTCAAAGCTACGACTCGGCTACCGATACCATCACAGTCGTTGCCGGTACCAGCAATGAGACCATGGCCCTGGCTGCTATGGATAATCTTGATAGCCTGCTGGCTGAAGTTGGTGACTTACGCGGTCAGTTCGGTGCGTCAATCAACCGTTTAGACCACACCATCAATAACTTAGGCAACATGAACCAAAACATCGAGTTATCTAAAGGCCGTATCATGGATGCCGACTTTGCTTCTGAGTCTTCAAGCATGACCAAGAACCAAATGTTGATGCAATCTGGTATGTCGGTATTAAGTAATGCCAACCAGATCAGCGGCATGGTAACCAGCTTACTGCGTTAA
- the flgL gene encoding flagellar hook-associated protein FlgL, with protein MRVSTGQLQQLMMDGFQRGSVNFSNISQQMATGKKILKPSDDALGTVQLMALKKEQANIEQYNSNISNARRQLGSAETYISSMSDTLLKLRDLTLEAGNGAYGLSERQALAAEMQSLKDALMDTANAKGSNGKYLFSGSEVETAPISGPVAGAYSYDGDNLPRQISVSSGVQVTSNFDVQDVFFNGGDFFQDLDDFINTLNTQTGSVGNDVTNMLTSLDTSITGNLKLLTEVGGRINSLDKVELTNNDIELYGQTLQLELESLDYGQASMQLTQAELALQATQQVYIKVNQLNLFDQL; from the coding sequence ATGAGAGTCAGCACAGGTCAGTTACAACAACTTATGATGGACGGCTTCCAGCGGGGGTCGGTAAACTTTTCCAATATCAGCCAGCAAATGGCCACAGGGAAAAAAATCCTTAAACCCTCCGACGACGCCCTGGGTACGGTACAGCTGATGGCGCTGAAAAAAGAACAGGCCAATATCGAGCAGTACAACAGCAATATCAGCAACGCCCGCCGCCAGCTGGGCAGCGCCGAAACCTATATCTCCAGTATGTCGGATACCTTGCTCAAACTCAGGGATCTCACCCTGGAAGCCGGTAACGGCGCCTATGGCTTGTCTGAGCGCCAGGCATTGGCAGCAGAAATGCAATCCCTCAAAGATGCCTTAATGGATACCGCCAACGCCAAAGGCAGTAACGGCAAATACCTGTTTTCCGGCTCTGAAGTTGAAACTGCACCAATTTCCGGCCCGGTCGCCGGGGCTTATTCCTATGACGGCGATAACCTGCCGCGCCAGATCAGCGTTTCTTCCGGGGTCCAGGTCACCTCAAATTTTGATGTCCAGGATGTCTTTTTTAACGGCGGTGATTTTTTCCAGGACCTGGATGACTTTATCAACACCCTCAATACCCAGACCGGCAGCGTAGGCAACGATGTCACCAATATGCTCACCAGCCTGGATACCAGCATTACCGGCAACCTGAAATTGCTGACCGAAGTCGGCGGCCGTATCAACAGTTTGGACAAGGTAGAACTCACCAATAACGATATCGAACTCTACGGCCAGACCCTGCAGCTGGAGCTGGAATCCCTGGACTACGGCCAGGCATCCATGCAGTTGACCCAGGCGGAACTGGCCTTACAGGCCACCCAGCAGGTTTACATCAAGGTCAACCAGCTTAACCTGTTTGATCAGCTCTAA
- the flgK gene encoding flagellar hook-associated protein FlgK, with the protein MSMLSNGLSGLTASQIALNVVSNNIANSNVAGYTRQQTVNSALISNSNNSLSSGSGVEVSAINRITDDYLNNNLWRSNSSYGFNQAYSDYLGVTEQLLANENLSLAAGMDDLFNAFNSASAEPSSIAPRQLIISSAEALTQKFNSLAANLDIQRVQIEEQADGMLEMANSLFSEVATLNQEIVDGTAQGANVSALLDQRDETVSTLSKLMDVEVARMENGSYTLSMTGGQPLVLGSSAASLSRTGSNYQVNLAGQAFSFSGDIGGELGGILSYETNILDSTEASLNQLAQDLADDINNQLALGQDINAVPGAGNPMFDYNPLDPAGSLSISAGFAPEDLALGATGAGPGDNSNLSQIIALKDGHYDTYNSLVGTLAIQSGQAGAEAQASQSIAADALAQRDSVSAVNLDEEAMSLIQYQQSYQANAKVVSASQQLFNTLLSMF; encoded by the coding sequence ATGAGTATGTTGAGTAATGGTTTATCAGGGTTAACCGCCTCACAAATTGCCTTAAATGTTGTCAGTAATAACATCGCCAACAGCAATGTTGCCGGTTACACCCGCCAGCAAACCGTGAACAGCGCCCTGATCAGCAACAGCAATAATTCCCTGTCCAGCGGCTCCGGGGTGGAAGTTTCTGCCATCAACCGTATTACCGACGATTATCTCAATAATAACCTATGGCGCAGCAATTCCAGTTACGGCTTTAACCAGGCCTATAGCGATTATCTCGGCGTCACCGAGCAGCTGCTGGCCAACGAAAACCTCAGCCTGGCGGCCGGCATGGACGATTTATTCAATGCTTTTAATTCCGCTTCCGCCGAACCCAGCAGTATTGCACCGCGCCAGTTGATTATTTCTTCCGCCGAAGCGTTAACGCAAAAATTTAATTCCCTGGCCGCCAACCTGGATATCCAGCGGGTGCAAATTGAAGAGCAGGCAGACGGCATGCTGGAAATGGCCAACAGTCTGTTCAGTGAAGTCGCCACCCTGAACCAGGAAATTGTCGACGGTACCGCCCAGGGGGCCAATGTTTCCGCACTGCTGGATCAAAGAGATGAAACGGTAAGTACCCTGTCCAAACTCATGGATGTCGAAGTGGCGCGTATGGAAAACGGCTCCTACACCCTCTCCATGACCGGCGGCCAGCCGCTGGTATTGGGGTCGAGCGCCGCCAGTCTGTCCAGAACCGGCAGCAACTACCAGGTTAACCTGGCGGGACAGGCCTTTTCCTTCAGCGGCGATATCGGCGGCGAACTCGGCGGTATCTTGTCTTATGAAACCAATATTCTCGATAGCACAGAAGCCAGTTTAAACCAGCTGGCACAAGACCTTGCCGACGATATCAATAACCAGCTGGCCTTGGGCCAGGATATCAATGCCGTCCCCGGCGCCGGTAACCCTATGTTTGACTATAACCCGTTGGATCCCGCCGGCAGCCTGAGCATTTCAGCAGGCTTTGCCCCGGAAGATCTTGCCCTGGGCGCAACAGGCGCGGGCCCGGGCGATAACAGCAATTTATCCCAGATCATCGCCCTTAAAGACGGCCATTACGATACCTACAACTCCCTGGTGGGCACCCTGGCCATTCAAAGCGGTCAGGCGGGAGCCGAAGCCCAGGCCAGTCAAAGCATCGCCGCCGATGCCCTGGCACAAAGAGACAGTGTCAGCGCCGTCAACCTGGATGAAGAGGCAATGTCCCTGATCCAATACCAGCAGTCCTACCAGGCTAATGCCAAAGTGGTCAGCGCCTCACAACAATTGTTCAATACCCTGCTGTCGATGTTTTAG
- a CDS encoding rod-binding protein, translating to MTKITDAGIYLDPKAINSIKENTNKAEGLEQAADQFETLFLQMVLKSMRSASDALSDEESLGSSKQERMYRDMYDGQLTMAMINKGSIGIADAMVKQLSPAKQTGEAKPAEEQRQNKSDNELKSAANTVANQEVSNDAFRQPLLQVNTINKINKSGAS from the coding sequence ATGACTAAAATAACCGACGCCGGGATTTACCTGGATCCCAAGGCAATCAACAGTATCAAGGAAAACACCAACAAAGCCGAAGGCCTGGAACAGGCGGCGGATCAGTTCGAAACCCTGTTCCTGCAAATGGTGTTAAAAAGCATGCGCAGCGCCAGCGACGCCCTCAGCGATGAAGAGTCGCTGGGTTCGAGCAAGCAGGAGCGTATGTACCGGGATATGTACGACGGCCAGCTGACCATGGCAATGATCAACAAAGGTTCCATCGGTATCGCCGATGCCATGGTGAAACAGCTGTCTCCGGCAAAACAAACCGGGGAAGCCAAGCCGGCTGAAGAACAAAGGCAAAATAAAAGCGACAACGAATTAAAGTCTGCTGCCAATACGGTCGCTAATCAGGAAGTAAGCAATGACGCATTTCGTCAACCGTTGTTGCAAGTAAATACCATAAATAAGATTAATAAATCCGGAGCCTCATAA
- a CDS encoding flagellar basal body P-ring protein FlgI, translating to MKKLCAFLLLFSGLLLLSQVKVAHAKPARMLLDITDIQGLRKNQLVGYGLVVGLDGTGDKNQVKFTSQSMVNMLQQFGVTLDDRTNPKLKNVAAVTVTADIMPQAGKGQLVNVTVSSIGDAKSLRGGTLLLTPLKGLDGQIYATAQGNLVVGGIKAQGTSGSSITVNTPTTGTIPNGAIVEQEIGSDFIEQKDVILNLKRPNFKTARNIEVAINDLFGPDVARAQGQHRVAVAAPTDARQRVTFMSMLEEIEVELGRSKQRVVFNSRTGTVVMGANVKVRKAAVSHGNLTVTIVESSNVSQPNAFGQGNTVTTPESSIYIEKGENPMFVWPEGTSLDVIVKAINSLGAAPDDLMSILQSLHEAGSLEAELVVI from the coding sequence ATGAAAAAACTATGCGCTTTTCTTCTGCTCTTCTCCGGGTTATTGCTGCTGTCACAGGTAAAAGTTGCCCACGCCAAACCGGCCAGGATGTTGTTGGACATCACAGATATCCAGGGACTGAGAAAAAACCAGCTGGTGGGTTACGGCCTGGTGGTTGGCCTGGACGGCACCGGCGATAAAAACCAGGTGAAATTCACCAGCCAGTCCATGGTCAACATGTTGCAGCAGTTCGGTGTCACCCTGGACGACAGAACCAACCCGAAACTGAAAAATGTCGCCGCGGTCACCGTAACTGCAGATATTATGCCCCAGGCGGGTAAAGGCCAGCTGGTTAATGTCACTGTCTCTTCCATCGGCGATGCCAAAAGCCTGCGCGGCGGCACTTTGCTGCTAACACCGTTAAAAGGTTTAGACGGCCAGATTTATGCTACCGCCCAGGGTAACCTGGTGGTGGGCGGCATCAAGGCACAGGGCACTTCAGGTTCGTCTATTACCGTCAATACCCCGACCACAGGCACTATCCCTAACGGCGCCATTGTCGAGCAGGAAATCGGTTCGGATTTTATCGAGCAAAAAGACGTGATCCTCAACTTAAAACGGCCAAATTTTAAAACCGCCCGCAACATCGAAGTGGCCATCAATGATCTGTTCGGTCCGGATGTCGCCCGCGCCCAGGGCCAACATAGGGTCGCGGTCGCCGCCCCCACAGATGCCAGGCAAAGGGTCACCTTTATGTCTATGCTCGAAGAAATCGAAGTGGAACTGGGCCGCAGCAAGCAGAGGGTAGTATTTAACAGCCGCACCGGCACCGTAGTCATGGGCGCCAATGTCAAAGTCAGAAAAGCCGCCGTCAGCCACGGCAATTTAACCGTGACTATCGTTGAGAGCAGCAATGTCAGCCAGCCCAATGCGTTTGGCCAGGGCAATACCGTGACCACACCGGAGTCCTCAATTTATATCGAAAAAGGCGAAAATCCTATGTTTGTCTGGCCAGAAGGCACTTCGCTTGATGTGATTGTTAAAGCGATCAACAGCTTAGGCGCTGCGCCGGATGATCTGATGTCGATTTTACAATCCCTGCATGAAGCCGGGTCTCTGGAAGCAGAGCTAGTGGTGATTTAA